Within Macaca nemestrina isolate mMacNem1 chromosome 12, mMacNem.hap1, whole genome shotgun sequence, the genomic segment ctggcactggtctctgagttcccttagtatttattgataattatctttaccatcttaaagataagggagtggcaggacaataggatcattgtagggagaaaattagcagtaagacatatggataaagatctctgtgacatgaataagttcaaaggaaaatgctgtgccttgatatgcatatacAAACATCTTCCATAAgccttttagcagcattgtttcagcaagtcccaccttttgCCCTAAAGcgattttctcctttctcagtaaacaaaGCATACAATCGGGTCtcacaccgagatgttccattgcccagggacgggcaggagacagatgcttttctctatcttaaCTGCCAACATCCGCCaaaaggccttctttcctcttgtactagtcctcctcagcacagacccttcacgggtgtcggGCTGGGGGACAATCAGGTCCTTCTCTTCCCACGAGGCcctatttcagactatcacatggagAGAAACCTttgacaatacctagctttcctaggcaaaGGTCACTGCGACCTTTGGCCatgtatgtgtccctgggtacttgagattaagagaatggtgatgacctttaaccagcaagctgccttcaggcacttgtttaacaaagacacatcctgcacagcccaaaatccattaaaccttgagtcaccacagcacacgtctcttgcaaggacaaggttgggggtagggtcacagattaatagcatctcaaatacagaacaaaagtctacttctttctatatagacacagtaacgaGTAGacatgtggtttcaccatatctgccaggctggtctcaaactcctgacctcagctgatccgcccacctccatacatacatacacaatcaTTGAAAGGCCTGGGTGAGAAGGCTCTAAGCTGGCCCTGTAGGAAATCTTCCAAGAACACCACCTCTAAACTGGTCCACAAGGAAAGCTGCTGTCTCTGCCACAGTCACGAAGAAGGAATCAGGAAATGTCACCGTTGCATTCCAGAACACACCATAAATGTAGCTGCAACTGCTGCCTCACTTGCTTCTGACAGGCATGAAACTCGTAGGTGGACACACAAAGGCTGCTGCAGAAAAACCCAGTATTTCCACGACAGTGCTCACCAGCTCCAGACAGAGCCATGGAGAGATGCCTGCCGCCTtcttcctgcctcccaagtagctcagggTTTACCTGATGAACAGAATTAAAAGCCAGAACATTAGCTGCTAGAGAGTCTGGGGGTTGTTCCTTTTGGCTCTACAGATTCTCTAGGAGGGAAGGTATGCAAGAAGGAGGTCAGAGCAGATGCCAAGTGCCAGCATGGCTACCATGggtgttttataatttattattattagagtcttactctgttgcccaggagtacagtggcacaatcttggctcactgcaacctctgcctcctgggttcaagcgattctcctgcctcagccacccgagtagctgggattacatgcaggCACCagaatgcctggctaatttttatatttttagtagagatggggtttccactcaagactggccaggctggttttgaactcctgacctcaggtgatctgcctgccttatcctcccaaagtgctgggattacaggcatgagccactgtgccaggtataatttattatttttaattactgtCTTATTGATGGGTATTTAGTTTCTTTCTGGTCTTTTGCTAATATTGTATTTGTGGGAAGATACCTCTTGTCTCTTTTGCAgttaaaacagttcttgtgcTATTTATAGTTTCCCTAACATGCTTGTCTCCCTACCAGACTGGGAGCTGCTCCAGGTCTGATTGATCTCAGAGTAGCCAAACCCCAGCCTAGCATCTGACAAgagtgagtggatgggtggatgcatgaaatgaaggaaggaaggacagatggatgaatggatgagtgggtgtATGAATGAATAGATGGGCGCGTGGTGGCTGGGTGGGTAGGCAGATGGATGGCTGGGTAGGCGGATGGATGGctgggtaggtggatgggtgcATGATCCCAAGTCTCAGACGAACTGACCAAGAGTTGATTTCTGAGGCTCAGAATCATCTTGCAAAGGCAGTGAAAAGACCTTCACACCTGACTTCCTGGCTCCAGTTATGCCCACATAGGCCTAGATTTTCACTGCCTGTTTTCTCCTacaccccttccccttctccctgacTATACTTCAGCCTTTCTGAACTTCAAAagttctctccttctcttctctgtgCCAATACGTGGGTTATAGCCCCTCTGCCTCAGAGACTGCTCCCATTGTGTGCCATCCTCATGTGTCTGCCAGAGGAAGCTTAGTTTATAAGCTCCACGTGAGACTGAAAATAGCAAGGGGCTTTGAGTAGCAGGCCTGTTTCCAATCCATGTGCTGCCATTTGTGAACTGTGTGGTCCTGGGAAATTTTCCTTACCCCTCTGAAACCCCAGCTTCCTAACCATTACATAGACAAAATAATCATTAAGGCTCAAGGGCTATTATCAGATAAGATAATGTTTATGAAAAGGGGCTTTgcaattggccaggcacggtggctcacgcctgtaatcccagcacttcggtaggccaaggccagcagatcacctgaggtcgggagttcgagaccagcctgaccaccatggagaaaatccatctctactaaaacaacaacaacaacaacaacaacaacaaaaaaccaaaaaaaaacagtcgggcacggtggcgcattcctgtaattccagctactcaggaggctgaggtaggagaatcacttgcaccaaggaggtggaggttgcggtgagccaagattgtgccattgcactccagcctgggcaaccagagtgagactccgtctcaaaaaaaagaaaaaaaggaaaagaaaaggaaaggggctTTGCAGCCCAAAAATGCCATACGGTGGACCTTGTCTCCCTACCTGTCTCAGTTCAAAGGAGCCAAGGGAGTCTACAGGGCATCGCTCATTGGGAAAGGTCAGGCTCAGGGTCTGGGCCTCCTTAGGCAGCACCCAGAAGCTATACTGCCACAGTGCTCCACCCCAAGGGTTCCTGAGTCCCATCTCCCTGCAGGGTTGAGGGGCTGGGCTTCCTGTGGCCTGGCTATGGGGTGTTTACTGCCTGGTACACTGTAGGTCTGGGTGAACAAGTGAATTCAGCAGTGCAACAGGAGGCCAGATGATTTGCAGGCCCCTTGATTGCCCATCACATCTTACAGGGACACAGTGTAGTCACCTCATCCCTGCCTAAGGTCATTTCACCATTCTAGCCTGTGAAGTTCATTCCATGGCATCAACCATGAGAAGCAGAATATGGGAACTCTGAACCATAGTGCCCCTCAAGTTTACAGCTTATGAAGGGCTTTCACATCTAGCGATGCAGTGTGGCACAGTGGTTAAGGACACAATTTCCATATTCATATTGTCCTGTGGTTCAGATCCCAACTCTACTGCTTACTAGCTATGGGACCTTAAGCATTTTGTTTGGCCTCTCTGGACCAATGAAATAATAATGTAAGGTGCAAAAATAGCACCTGATGCATAGTAAGCTCTCAGCAAGTTTTAGCTCTTTATCTTAATGGTGGAAGGCAAGTCAGGCATTATTACCCCATCCCACAGACCAAGACACTGAAGCCCACGGATCACACAGCACATCAGGGGCAGAGCCGAGATGGGGCTGTCTTTGCACTGGGAGGAAGGATGTGGGCAGCAAGAGGGGTTATGGGTGTAGAGCTGGGCAGGGGCAAAAGAAAGTGAGGAAAGAGGAATTTGGGGGATGCTAGTGGCCTCTCAAATTGTTAGGGACCAAACTTTTCCCTCTCCCATCTCAGTCGACAGCTTTATAGCAActtgagtctggggtctttagTAGTCTTGGGCTGGGCTGGACAGCGAAGGGGAGTGGCGTCTGTGGAAGAGTAGGGAGGACTGGCCAGCTCTGACCTTCCTGCCGAAGACTACCAGCAGTCTCTTCTGGCACTCCCGAGCGCGGCCACCAGAGGGAGCGCCTCCCTTTCCTGAGACAGCCAGAGTTACGGTATCCAAGTTGTGATTAAGAGAGACGGGGAAGCAGCGGGGGCGGCGGCGGGGTGATACCCCAAGCAGGGGTGAAGCAGTGGGAAGTGGCAAGGGATGATACTCACTGCATCAGCGGTTGAAGCAGCTCCTTGGCTTGGCCAGTCCGAGAGGTGGTTATAGGATGCTGGGTATTACACAGGGCAATGAAGAGGTTGGGGAGCGTATCTGGATGGGgaggtggagtgtgtgtgtgtgtgtgtgtgtgtgtgtgtgtgtacacgcgTGTCTGGGTCTCTGGATACAATTTCTCTTACTCCTCTCCCTAACCCCCGCAGAGTTTTTTGATGCAGAAGGAAGTGAGGTGGATTTGAACTTTGGGGGGCTCCAGGGCCGAGGGGTCAAGAAGCAGGACCCCCCAATCGAACGGGATCTCTACCTGTCCCTGGAGGACTTATTCTTTGGCTGCACCAAAAAAATTAAGATCTCCAGAAGGGTGAGTACTCAGCTTGCTCCTCCCGGGAGCCACCACCTATCTCCTGCAGCCTAGCAGCCACCTCCTCCCTTACCCGGGTGGGAGGACTCAGGGATGGTCTCTGATGGAATTACAGAAccttagaggccgggcgcggtggctcaagcctgtaatctcagcactttgggaggccgagacgggcggatcacgaggtcaggatatcgagaccatcctggcgaacatggtgaaaccccgtctctactaaaaaatacaaaaaattagccgggcgaggtggcgggcgcctgtagtcccagctacgcgggaggctgaggcaggagaatggcgtgaacccgggaggcggagcttgcagtgagctgagatccggccactgtgctccagcctgggcgacagagccagactccgtctcaaaaaaaataaataaataaaaaataaaaataaaaaaagaaccttAGATTCAGAGACCTAGGATGTTAGAATTCTAGAATCTGAAATTCGGAAGGGACAATTGAGGATATTAGCCCGGTTCTTTCCTAGTGCAGGAGTGTCCTCTGCAGCCTTCCCAACTGCAGTCTTCCTCTCTTTCAATTCAGCCCCATCCCCGTGGGAACTGGAAAGGCTCTGAATCCTCTGAATTCTTTCCTCTGGGCTTTACCAGACCATATTCCCAGGATTTTACCAGGGTGCATGCCTCATGCATAAGAAAGAACAGTGGGCATGGAGGGTGGGCTGGGAGACAGTCACCAAGGTGACGGGTTGAGGAAGACCCTCAGTGCCTCGTGTCTAGTCCTTGGCTTGGCCCTGTGCCATGGCCCAGCCCTGTGCCAAGCATAAGAGCAAGCCTCCTCTACCTTTGCCCAGCAGAGGAGATGCTGATGCGGCCATGCTTTCCACAGATGGCACCCATCTGGACATGCGATTGGGGAGTGGAAGGATGACACAGTGGTGAATGCACTGGGGGAGGCTTAGATATGTTgactttcatttctctctttgggATTAAGAGACTTGCTGGAGGCTCAAGCCCAGGCCTCTGGGAtttggagagaggaaggaagtatATTTTCACCGTGTATCTGTTAGTGGCCAGGCCTGGAGCTGTGTGTTTGATCAACTAATGGTGACTGCTTGGCATCTCAGCCCCTAGCCCCAGTCTCATGGCATCCCCTGCCATCCTGGAATCATAGGTTCTTGGTTGTCATGGCAACAGGATGGGCAGGCTCTCCCCATTGCTGGAGGCTCTTCCCATTGCTAGAGGATTGAGCCCAAGTACAAATCCCATAGAGCATCTTTCATGTGTGCAAAGGTCACCTGAGTGTTCATGAAAATCTGAGCAATTGACTGTGCTCATGGAAGTCCTAAGCAGACCTCCCCACACCTGATATGTTGCTGCAGGTGCTGAATGAGGATGGGTACTCCTCCACCATCAAGGACAAGATCCTGACCATTGATGTGAAGCCTGGTTGGAGGCAGGGCACACGCATCACCTTTGAGAAGGAAGGGGACCAGGTAAGGGTGGAAGAAGCTGACTCAGGTCAGTCACTGGACTCAGGCGGTGGGAAGactgaggaggaagggaagggaaaagaggcAATACTTTTTCCTGACCCTGTGAGCCTTGGTCTGTAGACAGCCCAGTCTGCAGAGTGGGTGAGACGGGATCCCTAATGTTCCTTCCAAGGAACAGAGCCTTATAATGCTTCTGTGAATGGGCAGCCCAGGgactgtccccattttacagagtgggAAACGGGGACCCAGAGAAGAATGGGACTTGCCTAGGGCAAGAACATGAGAGCTGAAAGGAGATCCCAGTCTGAACTCCAgtgttttcctgattttcttcAGTGCTTCTCGGAATAAAGCCCAACTACAGGAGCTACTCAGAAATCATTTaatcataataattttatttatttattttattttattttattttgagacgagagtctcactttgttgcccaggctggagtgaggtggcacgatttcagctcattgcaacccccacctcctggattcaagtgattctcctgccccagcctcctgagtagctgtgactacaggcacgtgccaccacgcacagctaatttttttttttttttaattgagacagaatctcactctgttacccaggctggaaggcagtggcgcagtcttggctcactgcaaactccgcctcctgggttcaagttattctgctgcctcagcctccccagtagctgggattacaggcatgcaccaccacacccagctaatttttgtatttttagtagagacagggtttcaccatgttggccaggctggtctcgaactcctgacctcaggtgatccacctgtcttggcctcccaaagtgcttgggattacaggcgtgagccactgcacctggccacctagctaatttttgtatttttatagagataggatttctccatgttggccagactgacctcgaactcctgacctcaggtgatctgcctgcctcgacctcccacagtgcctgggattacagatgtgagccaccatgcctggcctattagtaatacttttaaattaaatactatttaaataaaaacataaaattattgtCCAAGGCATGCTGAGTCCTTAAGTCCTGAGAAGAGGCAGAATGATGGAGCATTCAGAGCCAGGAAAGATACATTCCTTTGCCTGCACTTTTTACCCCCTTTCTCACCTATGAAACATCTACCTCCAGTCTggcttggtggcttacacctacagccccagcactttgggatgccaaggcaagagaatcacttgagctcagaagtttgagaccagcctgggcaacatagtgagaccttgtctctactaaaaacaaaaacattagctgggcatggcagtgtgtgcctgtggtcccagatactcaggagactgaggccggaggatctcttgagcccaggaggtaggtcaaggctgtggtgagctatgatcatgccactgcacttcagcctgggcaacagagagagaccctgtctaaaaaaaaaccaaaaaccaaaaaacaaacaaacaataaataaaacatctaCTTTGAAGAAACATGCTTCAAAACCCAGCTCGTGTTTCCTGCTCTGGGCAGCCTTCTCTGAGCTCCAGGATCTGGGCCTCCCTTTATCATGTCTCGAGCTTGCTGAGGATTCACGGTCAGTTCCTCTCCCTCCCGGCCACGAGACTGGGAGCTCCTTGGGGTGAGGGGCCAGTCTGATTCCTCTGTCCCCAATGCCCAGAAGAGACCTCAGCAGACTTGTGGTGACTTAATGACAGGGGTGTCATGCCTGGAGTTACTAGCAAGACAGAGACATATGGTCGGTTGCCTGACGCCCAGCTCAGTGTTCTACCTGCCGTCTGAGGAAGCCTCTCCGAGCCTCCAGCTGAGTGGTCTATTTTGGGCATGCTCAGTACAGAAGTAATTCTGGGGGGATTCATCTGGGTAAGCTTCTCAGGCTTCTAATCTATCTGGGCTATGGGGGCCAAACTGAAAAGGCCCTTCCAGAAAACCTGCTCTCAtctccccattgtacagatgaagaCATGGAGACAAGTAGAGGCAGGAACTTGGCCAAAGTCACACGGCCAACTAGTCCTTGTCACCCTTTGGCGTCCCCTGCCCAGGGCCCCAACATCATCCCAGCAGACATCATTTTCATCGTAAAGGAGAAGCTACACCCTCGCTTCCGCAGGGAGAATGACAACCTCTTCTTCGTGAACCCCATCCCTCTGGGCAAGGTGAGTGGGCAAAGCGCAGGAGCAGCGGGGAGGGGATCGGCATGAgccccacctgccctggcctaGACTTGGCCTCCCCTCCCGCAACCACCTGCCATCAGTCACTAAGCCCTGTGGATTCCACCCTCCAAATCACCATCCACTTGGTCCCCTCTGCTCATCCGCACCGCCTGGATCTGTGCACCAGATCTGCACAGCAGGTCCTCCTCCCCACTTCTCATCTCCTCCAGGCTCTTCTCCTTAGAGATCCTGCCACACACTCATCGGACCCTGCCATACTCCTCACTGTCTAAACATCTTTGTTTAGAGGGCCACTGGAGGCCCTCTGTGATCTGCTCCCTGCTTACCCcttcccctgcactccagccccttCGCCGCATGGCACCCTGCCTGCGTAACGCATTTTCACGCCTCCGTTCTCATTTCTGCTGGGCCCTCTCCTTGGAATGCTGTCTATTCACCTGACCCTATAGGGTCCTCATCAATAGCTACCACCACTGCTACCACTTCCTGCCCTACTCCTAAATGGTTTAGGGGCCTCTCCTTGGCTCCCACAAACACTTTTATTCTATCTCCATCATTACATTTATACAACATCCATCTTACCTGCCAGATCCACCCATCTTTCCTGCCAGGGCAGAAAATGCCTGGGTCATTCACCTATGAGTTCTTGAACAGCCTCGTCTCCCTTGTGCCTAACTCACAGTCTGGCACTGGACAGGTTCCTAAGGTGCCTTCTAAATAGGAGGGCCATGGTGACCCTCCTCAGCCCCACCTTTGGCCCTGACCCTCCCTAGGCTCTCACCTGCTGCACTGTGGAGGTGAAGACTCTAGATGACCGTCTGCTCAACATCCCCATCAATGACATCATCCAGTGAGTCTATCTGCCTTGGGCCCCAGTAGCCAAGAGAAGGGCTAGCCTGGGATTTAGGGGGTATTGTCAGACAGGTCTGCCCAGTAGAGTTGTACAGGCTGCCCCCAGCACAAGGATTCCCTGCTGAGGGGATAGAGAGGACCAAAACCAAACCCACACTCTGGCCACGCTGTGGGCTGCAATCACCTGGCAAAAGGAGCACCTTTTTCTAATTCACACGAAGCTACTGCAGAGGCTAGAGGCCCCCAGTGTTGGGCAACCCCGTGGCCTCCATCCCCCTAAACTTCTCATTAGAGTTCTGAGTTGCATCCCCTAAGTCCTTTTCCAAGAAAGGCCCTCTGCCCCTGCAGAGGTTTGCCTGGCAGCCCAGCGCCCCGCCCTCACCTCAGGGTTTGCTCACCCTTACTTCCCGTTTCCCGTATCTTAAACAAAGTTTCTGGAATCCTCCATCAGAGACTCAGTGTAAACAGGTTTTCAGGGAGCAAGCGGTTTGGAATAAGCCaatctcctctcctttcccaacCAGTTCTGGCTAAGAGCCACTCCAGGTGAAGGCTGGAGTGACTGTGCCCTTCCTGGGGTTATGTGACAGGGGTTATGTGACAGGGACTTGCTGAGGTGCTGCTCTGGGATGATGTCTAAGCTCCTTTCTTTCATCCTATTTCAGCCCCAAATACTTCAAGAAGGTGCCAGGTGAGGGGATGCCATTGCCGGAGGACCCCACTAAGAAGGGGGATCTCTTCATCTTCTTCGACATCCAGTTCCCCACCCGCCTCACACCCCAGAAGAAGCAGATGCTGCGCCAGGCATTGCTGACATGACTGCGGTGGGCTGGAGCAGGGGTGAGAGGAGGCTAGCTGGGCCTCACCCCACCCCTACCCGCCACAGCCTCAGGGTGTGCACAGGTGTGCATAGCTCAGGGAGCCTGCTGCACAGATATGATACCAGAGTGGGATGGTGCAGGGCTTAAACTAACATAATAAAGATCTATTTCCTGTCCTCCAGCTACACCCATGAGAGTGTGTTGGAGAGGAGCTTCATATTAGCCTTTCTTGGGGGGCACAGGGAAGAAAGAGGCCCAAGGAGCTGAGTGCCTGGGTCCCTGTCCTGGCTTTGTGGGAAAGGGCAGGTAAGGGTTCAGATCCTCTGTGCTTCCACTTTGATAGAGTGGGGCAGGGCTGTGTGGCCTCTGAGGGTCTCTAGCTCTGCTCTGGCTTTTCATGACAGAAGAGACAATCTCTGGAGCATGGTATGGTCACGTTAGAGACAGGAAAACTAAagcacaaaagaaaacatttgttgcAGGTCACTCAGGCCTCAGTGGCAAAGCTGTCATCAGAACCTTGAAggtggcagggtgcggtggctcacgcctagactttgggaggccaaggtgggcggatcacttgaggtcaggagttccagaccagcatggccaacatagtgaaacctcatctctactaaatacaaaaattagccaggtgtgatggcgggcacctgtaatcccagctactccaaaggttgaggcaggagaattgcttgaaccggggaggcagagttgcagtgagctgagatcgctccactgcactccagcctgggcaaaagtgaaactccatctcaaaaaaacccaaaaaggccgggtgtggtggctcatgtttgtaatcccaggactttgggaggccgaggcaggtggatcacctgaggtcaggagttcgagattagcctggcaaacatggtaaaaacccgtctctactaaaaatacaaaaattagctgggtgtggaggtgagtgcctataatcccagctactcgggaggcaggggaaccacttgaatccaggaggtggaggttgcagttagccaagattgtggcacttcactccagcctgggtgacagagcaagactctgtctcaaacaaaacaaaacaaaaccagaaacccCCCAAAACCTTGAAGGTCACTTCCCATAGACTCACCCTGCGTAGAAGAGCAGCATGAAGAACACGTGTGCACTGGAAACAGCTTTGGTTCTACCCCTCTGGCCTCAATCCCCTGGTCTGTGATAGGGTCCTGGGCAGGGTGATCTGGGAAACCCAAGTTCtgatcccagccctgccactttcTCCTGGAACCAGTTACCACACCTGTCTTGTCAGTAGAGCAGAGCTCATAACCCCCTTCACAGGCACGTTGTGAGGACTGAAATCATTGATGTGAAAGTGCTTGGTGAACTCACTGCTTAGATTCAGGAAGGGGTAACAGTCCTGCTGCCCCCAAGGCCTGGAGTTCCAGCATCCACGTCCAACCGGGCCTGCGTAGACCACACTTGCCTCCTCAAAGTCAACAAGTGTGCTACGCTCCCCTTCCATGCCAGCGAGGTTCCCTTCTAGAGTCTGAGCTTGGGTGAGGATAGATCCAGGCTTCGGGGATTAGGTAGCCAATTCCATGGAATGCCTTCAGAGGTGCCAGAAATGGCCCCACGTTCAGATTGCTTGGGACTCCACCATTCAAATCACATCAGCTTAAGGCTTTTTCTTAAATGGGGGTTCAGTAGCacttttgtcattaaaaaaatcaccatgggctgggcgcagtggctcacgcctgtaatgccagcactttgggaggccgaggcgggtggatcacaaggtcaggggtttgagaccagcctgggcaacatggtgaaacctcgtctctactaaaaatacaaaacttagccgggcatggtggcattcacttgtaatcccagctacttggcaggctgaggcaggagaatcacctgaacccaggaggcagaggttgcagtgagccgagatcgtgccactgcactctagcctggcaacagagcgagactctgtctcaaaaaaacaaaaaacaggccgggcgcggtggctcaagcctgtaatcccagcactttgggaggccgagacgggcggatcacgaggtcaggagatcgagaccatcctggctaacacggtgaaaccccgtctctactaaaaaatacaaaaaactagccgggcgaggtggcgggcgcctgtagtcccagctactcgggaggctgaggcaggagaatggcgtaaacccggggggcggagcttgcaatgagccgagatcgcgccactgcactccagcctgggtgacagag encodes:
- the LOC105468939 gene encoding dnaJ homolog subfamily B member 13 isoform X5, which encodes MGQDYYSVLQITRNSEDAQIKQAYRRLALKHHPLKSNEPSSAEIFRQIAEAFDVLSDQFFDAEGSEVDLNFGGLQGRGVKKQDPPIERDLYLSLEDLFFGCTKKIKISRRVLNEDGYSSTIKDKILTIDVKPGWRQGTRITFEKEGDQGPNIIPADIIFIVKEKLHPRFRRENDNLFFVNPIPLGKALTCCTVEVKTLDDRLLNIPINDIIHPKYFKKVPGEGMPLPEDPTKKGDLFIFFDIQFPTRLTPQKKQMLRQALLT
- the LOC105468939 gene encoding dnaJ homolog subfamily B member 13 isoform X4, coding for MPRSSRRWRFSCERPKPAPGMRRETTELWGWRRSECGHWKSRRRYRRLALKHHPLKSNEPSSAEIFRQIAEAFDVLSDQFFDAEGSEVDLNFGGLQGRGVKKQDPPIERDLYLSLEDLFFGCTKKIKISRRVLNEDGYSSTIKDKILTIDVKPGWRQGTRITFEKEGDQGPNIIPADIIFIVKEKLHPRFRRENDNLFFVNPIPLGKALTCCTVEVKTLDDRLLNIPINDIIHPKYFKKVPGEGMPLPEDPTKKGDLFIFFDIQFPTRLTPQKKQMLRQALLT
- the LOC105468939 gene encoding dnaJ homolog subfamily B member 13 isoform X3, yielding MYRRLALKHHPLKSNEPSSAEIFRQIAEAFDVLSDPVKRGIYDKFGEEGLKGGIPLEFGSQTPWTTGYVFHGKPEKVFHEFFGGNNPFSEFFDAEGSEVDLNFGGLQGRGVKKQDPPIERDLYLSLEDLFFGCTKKIKISRRVLNEDGYSSTIKDKILTIDVKPGWRQGTRITFEKEGDQGPNIIPADIIFIVKEKLHPRFRRENDNLFFVNPIPLGKALTCCTVEVKTLDDRLLNIPINDIIHPKYFKKVPGEGMPLPEDPTKKGDLFIFFDIQFPTRLTPQKKQMLRQALLT
- the LOC105468939 gene encoding dnaJ homolog subfamily B member 13 isoform X1, with the translated sequence MPRSSRRWRFSCERPKPAPGMRRETTELWGWRRSECGHWKSRRRYRRLALKHHPLKSNEPSSAEIFRQIAEAFDVLSDPVKRGIYDKFGEEGLKGGIPLEFGSQTPWTTGYVFHGKPEKVFHEFFGGNNPFSEFFDAEGSEVDLNFGGLQGRGVKKQDPPIERDLYLSLEDLFFGCTKKIKISRRVLNEDGYSSTIKDKILTIDVKPGWRQGTRITFEKEGDQGPNIIPADIIFIVKEKLHPRFRRENDNLFFVNPIPLGKALTCCTVEVKTLDDRLLNIPINDIIHPKYFKKVPGEGMPLPEDPTKKGDLFIFFDIQFPTRLTPQKKQMLRQALLT
- the LOC105468939 gene encoding dnaJ homolog subfamily B member 13 isoform X2; this translates as MGQDYYSVLQITRNSEDAQIKQAYRRLALKHHPLKSNEPSSAEIFRQIAEAFDVLSDPVKRGIYDKFGEEGLKGGIPLEFGSQTPWTTGYVFHGKPEKVFHEFFGGNNPFSEFFDAEGSEVDLNFGGLQGRGVKKQDPPIERDLYLSLEDLFFGCTKKIKISRRVLNEDGYSSTIKDKILTIDVKPGWRQGTRITFEKEGDQGPNIIPADIIFIVKEKLHPRFRRENDNLFFVNPIPLGKALTCCTVEVKTLDDRLLNIPINDIIHPKYFKKVPGEGMPLPEDPTKKGDLFIFFDIQFPTRLTPQKKQMLRQALLT